From the Peromyscus leucopus breed LL Stock chromosome 8b, UCI_PerLeu_2.1, whole genome shotgun sequence genome, one window contains:
- the Ccdc69 gene encoding coiled-coil domain-containing protein 69: MGCRHSRPGRCKRAEKVEETQTELLETLDNEGRILEGRREEAGQALQISCAQEKDTSSVSTQEVKAPLQNSCAMPASSQEASPTQTNEEEGSILSRLYKNHIQDYGSPGPFWEQELESLHHVIEMKNERIHELEKQQLLLEMLKEKNLILALKNTTLRQEVEDLRFQAGNRLTVTRQFRKDLLQDLEKESRNGHCCSRRRSH, from the exons GTGGAAGAAACACAGACAGAACTCCTGGAGACACTGGACAATGAGGGAAGGATCCTGGAAGGAAGGCGTGAGGAAGCTGGGCAAG CCTTGCAGATATCATGTGCACAGGAGAAAGACACTTCCAGTGTCTCCACCCAAGAGGTCAAAGCCCCGTTGCAG AACTCCTGCGCAATGCCGGCCTCATCACAGGAGGCCAGCCCAACCCAGACGAACGAGGAGGAAGGGTCCATCCTTAGCCGACTCTATAAGAACCACATCCAG GATTATGGCAGCCCCGGCCCATTCTGGGAGCAAGAGCTGGAGAGTTTGCACCATGTCATTGAGATGAAGAATGAGCGGATTCACgagctggagaagcagcagcTCCTCCTGGAGATGCTG aaagaaaaaaatctgatatTAGCACTGAAAAACACCACCCTGCGGCAGGAGGTTGAGGACCTGCGTTTCCAAGCTGGGAACAGGTTGACCGTGACAAG GCAGTTCCGCAAAGATCTGCTTCAGGACCTGGAAAAGGAGTCACGGAACGGCCACTGCTGCAGCAGACGGAGGAGCCACTGA